In Halodesulfovibrio sp. MK-HDV, the genomic window AAGCACGTTGGCAGCAGCTTCTGCAAAATGGAATGGAATAAAAACTGTTCCATCTACGGCTTTTTCTGAAAGCTGAACTTCCACTTCAATGAAACCACGACGGGAAGATACTTTTACAAACTTCCCATCAGTTACTCCAAATTTTGCAGCATCATTGCTACTCATTTCTATATACGCTGTAGGAACTTTTGCTGCAAGCCCTTCGGCTTTTCGAGTCATAGTTCCTGTATGATATTGGTACAATACGCGACCCGTTGTGAGTATTAA contains:
- a CDS encoding molybdopterin dinucleotide binding domain-containing protein; translation: LILTTGRVLYQYHTGTMTRKAEGLAAKVPTAYIEMSSNDAAKFGVTDGKFVKVSSRRGFIEVEVQLSEKAVDGTVFIPFHFAEAAANVLTNSAECPESGIAEVKVCAVTIEPVGD